Proteins found in one bacterium genomic segment:
- a CDS encoding thiamine pyrophosphate-dependent enzyme, with protein sequence TYVPPALLEEWAARDPIARFEGRLRDAGVLSRAADDAMQARIAREVEEGLEWAEASPEPSPATVADGVYAPD encoded by the coding sequence CACCTACGTGCCCCCGGCGCTGCTTGAGGAGTGGGCGGCGCGAGATCCGATCGCGCGGTTCGAGGGACGGCTGCGCGATGCCGGGGTCCTCTCTCGTGCAGCCGACGACGCGATGCAGGCGAGAATCGCGCGGGAGGTCGAGGAGGGTCTCGAGTGGGCCGAGGCGAGCCCCGAGCCGTCCCCGGCGACGGTCGCCGACGGCGTGTACGCCCCGGACTGA